One Silene latifolia isolate original U9 population chromosome 4, ASM4854445v1, whole genome shotgun sequence DNA segment encodes these proteins:
- the LOC141652017 gene encoding B3 domain-containing protein LOC_Os12g40090-like, with translation MARKCENCDIMEKYKYWNELPATEHSFFKVMPDDFDRQLLIPKKFSECFKEKLCGWCILVGPSGKKWRVRVSTAKQNSGRVMFSNDGWPSFVRDHGIQFRDFVTFHYIGSSSFKVSIFDASGCEREESYFAKTGYKSQSNLGNSVEEISSNSRGKKKRSVSFDEYDEDDYMSEDYKDESDGESSVFNQFGRLSSSSLSKSTRAKLSQMYYESNRRTVSEAEMQIAIQKAEKHKRRRTKFPLFPIIMKRTYVYRGFNFTIPKKWAMQHMLRKPHQIELRVPKKRESWMVGCRWTRSQQCQLRKNWPQFVLENNLEEHDVCVFELISKDEVESKATIVVYIYRVVDDVVPLTVSRRMV, from the exons ATGGCAAGGAAGTGCGAAAATTGTGACATAATGGAGAAATACAAGTACTGGAATGAACTTCCTGCAACAGAACACAGTTTCTTCAAGGTCATGCCAGATGATTTCGACCGTCAACTC TTGATTCCGAAAAAATTCTCGGAATGCTTCAAGGAAAAGCTTTGTGGTTGGTGCATCCTTGTTGGACCAAGTGGAAAAAAATGGAGGGTACGAGTCTCGACAGCGAAACAAAACTCGGGCCGTGTCATGTTCTCGAATGATGGTTGGCCGAGTTTTGTTCGAGATCACGGGATTCAGTTCAGAGACTTTGTTACCTTTCATTACATTGGCAGTTCATCTTTTAAAGTTTCTATATTTGATGCATCTGGTTGTGAGCGTGAGGAGTCGTACTTCGCCAAAACCGGATACAAATCACAAAGCAACCTTGGCAACTCCGTTGAAGAAATCTCGAGTAACAGTCGAGGCAAGAAGAAGAGGTCCGTAAGTTTTGATGAATATGATGAAGATGATTACATGTCAGAAGATTACAAGGATGAGTCAGACGGCGAATCCTCCGTTTTCAATCAATTTGGACGGCTAAGTAGCAGCTCCTTAAGTAAATCGACTCGAG CAAAATTGTCCCAGATGTACTACGAATCGAACCGGAGGACAGTTTCAGAAGCAGAGATGCAAATAGCTATCCAGAAAGCTGAAAAACACAAGCGCCGCAGAACAAAATTTCCGCTGTTTCCGATCATCATGAAGCGGACCTATGTTTACCGTGGATTCAACTTT ACAATTCCGAAAAAATGGGCAATGCAACATATGCTAAGGAAGCCACACCAGATCGAGTTGCGTGTCCCAAAGAAAAGGGAGAGTTGGATGGTGGGGTGTAGATGGACGAGATCACAACAATGCCAACTTCGGAAAAACTGGCCTCAGTTTGTGCTCGAGAACAACTTGGAGGAGCATGATGTATGTGTTTTCGAGCTTATAAGTAAAGATGAAGTAGAAAGCAAGGCGACAATTGTTGTTTACATATATCGTGTTGTTGATGATGTTGTTCCCTTGACCGTCTCAAGGCGAATGGTCTAA